The following is a genomic window from Nitrospira sp..
TAATCGCATCGGCCGCCGCGAGATCCATGTTCCCAACCCGCTGCCAGCGGATGACCCCGGCCTGGTCGATTACATAGACATTGGGAATGAACTTGCCGCCGCCATACAGCTTGTCCGTCACTTTCCCCGGATCGAGGAGATAGGGATAGGTCACTTTGACAGAAAAGGCCGACAGGAACTCCCCGACACTTTTTTTCGTGTCTCCCGACGAATTCACGCCGACCACCGCCACATCTTTGCCTTTAGTCATCTCGGAAACCTTTTGCAGCGTCTCGCCCTGCATCATGCAG
Proteins encoded in this region:
- a CDS encoding TlpA family protein disulfide reductase (MaGe:77309910) — encoded protein: MKRFVWVLGALLVPVFAAHLALAAGFFKVGEKAPSFTLTAITGETVSLDAYKGKVIVLGLFHICDPCMMQGETLQKVSEMTKGKDVAVVGVNSSGDTKKSVGEFLSAFSVKVTYPYLLDPGKVTDKLYGGGKFIPNVYVIDQAGVIRWQRVGNMDLAAADAITAEVEKLLASPAKM